The following coding sequences lie in one Eubacterium ventriosum genomic window:
- a CDS encoding patatin family protein, translated as MKKGLILEGGAMRGMYTAGVLDIFMENDITVDGAIGVSAGAAFGCNLKSKQIGRTIRYNTKYCRDPRYVGLRSLIKTGDIYGADFCYNQIPNRLDIFDVETYQKNPMDFYVVTTDVETGKPIYHLCPNGDATDIKWFRASASMPMVSNIVEIDGFKMLDGGISDSIPIHKFMEMGYEKNIVILTQHDGYRKKKNSMLPLIRLKLGKKYPNLVHDLEVRHIMYNKTLDDLKELERKGLVYIIRPENPVTIGRTERDPEKLQALYDIGRKEGLKHIGNVKIFLGE; from the coding sequence ATGAAAAAAGGATTAATTTTGGAAGGCGGTGCCATGCGTGGAATGTACACTGCCGGAGTACTTGATATATTTATGGAAAATGATATTACTGTTGACGGTGCCATTGGCGTTTCTGCCGGGGCTGCCTTTGGTTGTAATCTTAAGTCAAAACAGATTGGCAGAACAATACGATACAATACCAAATATTGTCGTGATCCCAGATATGTTGGACTTCGTTCTTTAATTAAGACCGGCGATATTTACGGTGCTGATTTTTGTTATAATCAGATTCCTAACCGCCTTGATATTTTTGACGTGGAAACTTATCAGAAGAATCCAATGGATTTCTACGTTGTAACTACAGATGTTGAAACCGGAAAACCTATTTATCATCTTTGTCCTAACGGCGATGCAACGGACATTAAATGGTTTAGGGCTTCTGCTTCAATGCCAATGGTTTCAAATATTGTAGAAATCGACGGTTTTAAAATGCTTGACGGTGGAATTTCAGATTCAATTCCAATTCACAAGTTTATGGAAATGGGCTACGAGAAAAATATTGTCATTCTTACCCAACATGACGGCTACAGAAAAAAGAAAAATTCAATGCTTCCGTTAATCAGATTAAAGTTGGGCAAGAAATATCCTAATCTTGTGCACGACTTGGAAGTCCGCCATATTATGTACAACAAAACATTAGATGACCTAAAAGAACTTGAACGCAAAGGACTTGTCTACATTATCAGACCTGAGAATCCTGTTACAATCGGGCGCACCGAAAGAGATCCTGAAAAACTGCAGGCTCTATATGACATTGGTCGCAAAGAAGGGCTGAAACATATTGGAAATGTGAAAATTTTCCTCGGAGAATAA
- a CDS encoding SIS domain-containing protein, with product MYEYDVSKSNMWREVHEQPEIIRHVIDVNLPIIENICKEVDNRNISKVLLVGRGSSEHALLVGKYAFEIYTDKLTSMAYPSIITLSDGKVDLSDVLTIGVSQCGEAKDVYTVLEKCQNQGGIAVSVTNEHECLMRNVGNYYINCECGKETSFTAAKSYMSQMVITLLFAAVLSHDEKVLEQIKKAPDIIEQSLCKNIEEQVKKSIPLFRNVQDILLLGRGFGYAVANETELKIMEASYTNAKAYSSCDYPHGPIATTNRFIPVIFFLTDEKTNDSTIKLVEKIKKDFSVSTLVVTNNEKYITMANEAVLLPKEAEGVAGVFGMVVFSQLFACLLSLARGYNPDEPIGLSKTTVTF from the coding sequence ATGTACGAGTACGATGTAAGTAAATCTAATATGTGGAGAGAAGTTCATGAACAACCGGAAATAATAAGACATGTAATTGATGTGAATCTGCCTATAATAGAAAATATATGTAAAGAGGTAGATAATAGGAACATCAGTAAGGTTCTTTTAGTAGGAAGAGGTTCAAGTGAGCATGCATTATTAGTGGGAAAATATGCGTTTGAGATTTATACCGATAAATTAACATCGATGGCTTACCCTTCAATAATAACATTGTCGGATGGAAAAGTAGATTTGTCAGATGTTTTGACAATCGGAGTCTCTCAATGTGGTGAGGCAAAGGACGTTTATACTGTACTGGAAAAATGTCAGAATCAGGGAGGCATTGCAGTATCAGTAACCAATGAACACGAATGTCTTATGAGAAATGTGGGAAATTATTATATTAATTGTGAATGTGGAAAAGAGACAAGTTTCACGGCAGCTAAGTCGTATATGTCTCAAATGGTAATAACACTATTATTTGCAGCAGTGCTTTCACACGATGAAAAAGTGTTGGAACAGATAAAAAAAGCACCGGATATTATAGAACAAAGTTTGTGTAAGAATATAGAAGAACAGGTAAAGAAAAGCATTCCTTTGTTTAGAAATGTTCAGGATATTTTGTTACTGGGAAGAGGATTTGGTTATGCAGTTGCTAATGAAACTGAACTTAAAATAATGGAAGCAAGTTATACAAACGCAAAGGCATATTCATCCTGTGATTATCCACATGGACCAATAGCAACTACAAACAGATTTATACCTGTAATATTCTTTTTGACTGACGAAAAAACAAATGATAGTACAATAAAACTTGTTGAGAAAATAAAAAAGGATTTTTCTGTTAGTACATTAGTTGTTACAAATAATGAAAAATACATTACAATGGCTAACGAAGCAGTTCTTTTGCCGAAAGAAGCGGAAGGCGTTGCAGGAGTGTTCGGAATGGTTGTGTTTTCACAATTATTTGCATGTCTCTTATCTTTGGCAAGGGGATATAATCCGGATGAACCTATTGGCTTATCAAAAACTACGGTAACTTTTTAA
- the agaF gene encoding PTS galactosamine/N-acetylgalactosamine transporter subunit IIA: MVGIIITGHCNFATGIASAVKLVAGQQKNLEAVDFLDTYSTEELKTKLTEALDKLEECKNIIFFTDIVGGSPFKISAELAATSSKNIKIISGTNLGMLIENVMMRDMDINFDELVETAISTGKQQVLKFEMCRETEADQQGI; encoded by the coding sequence ATGGTAGGAATTATTATAACAGGACATTGCAATTTCGCTACGGGAATTGCCAGTGCAGTGAAACTGGTTGCAGGACAACAGAAAAATCTGGAAGCAGTAGATTTCCTGGATACTTATTCAACAGAAGAGTTGAAGACAAAGTTAACAGAGGCTTTAGACAAATTAGAAGAATGTAAAAATATTATATTTTTTACTGATATTGTAGGTGGCTCGCCATTTAAAATTTCAGCAGAACTTGCTGCTACGAGTAGTAAAAATATTAAAATAATAAGTGGTACTAATTTAGGAATGCTGATTGAAAATGTTATGATGCGTGATATGGACATAAATTTTGATGAGTTAGTTGAAACTGCCATATCTACAGGAAAACAACAGGTTCTTAAATTTGAAATGTGTAGGGAAACGGAGGCAGACCAGCAAGGAATTTAG
- the agaB gene encoding PTS galactosamine transporter subunit IIB codes for MSDINIVFTRVDNRLVHGQVGNVWVTASGANLILVVDDETCNDELSKSLMKMTADAVGVQIRFFSIKKTIEIIGKAAPSQKIFIVAKTPQVIEQLVDGGVPIKHCNIGNMHKSEGKHILHEVHVYVDDQDEACLKRLKEKGVDVYIQITPNDRKYKI; via the coding sequence ATGTCGGATATAAACATTGTTTTTACAAGAGTTGATAATCGTTTGGTGCATGGACAGGTTGGAAATGTCTGGGTTACGGCAAGTGGTGCAAATTTAATTTTAGTTGTTGATGATGAAACATGTAATGATGAGTTATCAAAATCATTAATGAAAATGACTGCAGATGCCGTAGGAGTTCAGATTAGATTTTTCTCAATAAAAAAGACTATTGAGATTATTGGAAAGGCTGCTCCTTCACAAAAGATATTTATTGTCGCAAAAACTCCACAGGTGATTGAACAGTTAGTTGATGGCGGAGTTCCTATTAAACATTGCAATATAGGAAACATGCATAAATCAGAAGGTAAGCATATACTTCATGAAGTCCATGTTTACGTGGATGATCAGGATGAGGCGTGTCTGAAACGGCTGAAAGAAAAAGGAGTAGATGTGTATATCCAGATAACTCCAAATGACAGAAAATACAAGATATAA
- a CDS encoding PTS system mannose/fructose/sorbose family transporter subunit IID, producing the protein MMAKEYNETTNKLTNKDLKKLGLRSMFYQTGFTFEKMQGNSFGWSILPGLEKIHGKDSEEVSKALDEYGVDFINTEQHAASFLMGLVLSMEENRADRKLIKNMKTGLFGSFAGIGDAIFWFTLLPISGSIAASLCKQHSILGPIFFLAFWILMAVSRVFFLKAGYKLGSGAISKLTENAKALTKGAGILGVMVVGAMIPSYVTFAFPEKLKLFGTVGVQSIFDSVIPNLLPALFVGILYYIFKKKKVSIVVLILAIIAFAILMSLLGWL; encoded by the coding sequence ATGATGGCGAAGGAATATAATGAGACAACAAATAAACTTACCAATAAAGATTTAAAAAAATTGGGTTTAAGGTCGATGTTCTACCAGACAGGATTTACCTTTGAAAAAATGCAGGGTAATAGTTTCGGCTGGAGCATACTTCCAGGATTAGAGAAAATACATGGAAAAGATAGTGAAGAAGTAAGCAAGGCGTTGGATGAGTACGGCGTTGACTTTATAAATACGGAACAACATGCCGCATCTTTTCTGATGGGATTAGTTCTATCAATGGAAGAAAATAGAGCTGATAGAAAATTAATAAAAAATATGAAAACTGGTCTTTTTGGATCTTTTGCAGGTATCGGTGATGCAATATTTTGGTTTACATTATTACCTATTAGCGGAAGTATAGCAGCATCATTGTGTAAACAGCATTCAATATTAGGACCGATATTCTTCCTGGCATTTTGGATTTTAATGGCAGTTTCAAGAGTATTTTTCCTAAAAGCCGGATACAAACTGGGAAGTGGAGCAATATCTAAATTAACAGAAAATGCCAAAGCATTAACTAAAGGTGCAGGTATTCTTGGTGTAATGGTAGTTGGAGCAATGATTCCAAGTTATGTAACTTTTGCGTTCCCGGAAAAATTAAAATTATTTGGTACTGTTGGAGTACAATCAATCTTCGATTCAGTTATACCTAATTTGCTCCCAGCATTGTTTGTTGGTATACTATATTATATCTTCAAAAAGAAGAAGGTAAGCATAGTAGTACTAATTTTAGCAATAATAGCATTTGCAATATTAATGTCATTATTAGGATGGTTATAG
- a CDS encoding PTS sugar transporter subunit IIC: protein MSVTLLQGLILALIVFAFAWDARWECFFVFHPIIVCFVTGLVLGDWKLGLEAGAIAELSYLGLTTVGGTVPPNALIAGLMTVVLAYKSGVSAETALGLSLPFALLMQWIVIACQSLFSGFNVKVEQAIKQNDIKKFKFYVFLPEIILTSLYAVVAFLSTYALQNVLSKFVNSFPEFVSHGFEIAGGLLPGLGLALLLKVMVKKENVPYLIIGFLVMSIMKPDNVLPVALFAIALVLIDFMRDKEAKTTSVVTGGEDDGEGI, encoded by the coding sequence ATGAGTGTTACATTGTTACAGGGACTGATTCTGGCACTGATTGTATTTGCATTTGCGTGGGATGCCAGATGGGAATGCTTCTTTGTATTCCATCCTATTATCGTCTGTTTTGTTACAGGGCTTGTATTGGGAGATTGGAAACTTGGTTTGGAAGCCGGAGCAATAGCAGAATTGTCCTACTTAGGACTTACAACAGTAGGTGGAACGGTACCACCTAATGCATTGATTGCAGGACTTATGACAGTTGTTTTGGCTTACAAGAGCGGAGTATCGGCAGAAACAGCTTTAGGACTTAGTTTACCATTCGCATTGCTTATGCAGTGGATAGTTATCGCGTGTCAGTCATTGTTCTCAGGATTTAACGTAAAAGTAGAGCAGGCAATAAAACAAAATGATATTAAAAAATTTAAGTTTTATGTGTTCCTACCTGAAATTATTTTAACATCACTTTATGCAGTAGTTGCATTCTTAAGTACATATGCATTACAGAATGTATTATCAAAGTTTGTTAATTCATTCCCTGAATTCGTTTCACACGGATTTGAAATAGCAGGAGGACTTTTACCGGGACTTGGACTTGCACTATTGTTAAAGGTAATGGTGAAAAAAGAAAATGTTCCATATCTGATTATCGGATTTTTAGTTATGAGCATTATGAAACCTGACAATGTTTTACCAGTAGCTTTATTTGCAATTGCATTAGTACTGATTGATTTTATGAGAGACAAAGAGGCAAAAACAACATCAGTAGTAACAGGAGGTGAAGATGATGGCGAAGGAATATAA
- a CDS encoding GntR family transcriptional regulator, whose amino-acid sequence MDYITINKYSLVPLYSQLKESIKEAIQNGILKPGDKLPTEHEICNHFNLSRTVTRQAFYELMSEGYIVRYKSRGTFVNQQSKENVFFKEIISFNDEMKMYGFEPKTELISIEKFICNDYIAEKSEFNVGDELIRIQRLRYRNDDPIVFVDGYYRASDIPEIEKHDLEKESMFYILEKYYNIKVMHTKKRFMARIVEDKYANYLSIKKKSAVQYVESKEYNQQDEFVSFDISIYVGEKNIFETEINNLPKTLQ is encoded by the coding sequence ATGGATTATATTACAATTAACAAATACTCTCTGGTTCCTCTATATTCACAATTGAAAGAATCAATAAAAGAGGCAATTCAAAATGGTATCCTAAAACCAGGAGATAAACTTCCAACTGAACATGAAATATGTAACCATTTTAATCTGTCAAGAACCGTTACAAGACAGGCATTTTATGAATTAATGAGTGAAGGGTACATTGTCCGTTACAAGAGCCGCGGAACATTTGTTAACCAACAAAGTAAAGAGAATGTATTTTTTAAGGAAATTATTAGTTTTAATGATGAAATGAAAATGTATGGTTTTGAACCCAAGACGGAACTTATTTCTATTGAGAAATTTATTTGCAATGACTACATTGCTGAGAAATCAGAATTTAACGTTGGAGATGAATTAATTAGAATTCAACGATTAAGATACAGAAACGATGATCCTATTGTTTTTGTTGATGGATATTACCGGGCTTCTGATATTCCCGAAATCGAAAAACATGATTTAGAAAAAGAATCTATGTTTTACATTTTAGAAAAATATTATAACATAAAAGTCATGCATACAAAAAAAAGATTTATGGCACGAATAGTTGAAGACAAATATGCCAATTATTTGTCCATAAAGAAAAAGTCTGCTGTTCAGTATGTAGAAAGTAAAGAATATAATCAACAAGACGAATTTGTTTCTTTTGATATTTCTATTTATGTGGGGGAAAAAAATATATTTGAGACAGAAATTAACAATCTTCCTAAAACTCTCCAATAG